The Magnolia sinica isolate HGM2019 chromosome 10, MsV1, whole genome shotgun sequence genome includes a window with the following:
- the LOC131217478 gene encoding uncharacterized protein LOC131217478, translated as MSISAGRNFISENAYEDVISQMKDLSVEARGKGTSKKELDCQRSLFYDIMECIEWMKMLVLKVLKRQLFLLYMSHLLPMLSLQLHKIVPLFLLHMVTATYPLMQLSSMTIFSLEFTTEDPTRWRDFMALGKMRRPLRCDGIMKFLGYEMWLLLKF; from the exons ATGTCAATCTCTGCAGGTAGAAACTTTATTTCTGAAAATGCATATGAAGATGTCATTAGTCAGATGAAGGATTTATCTGTTGAAGCTAGAGGGAAGGGCACTTCCAAGAAAGAACTTGATTGTCAACGCAGCCTTTTCTATGATATCATGGAATGCATTGAG TGGATGAAAATGTTGGTCCTGAAGGTATTGAAAAGGCAGTTGTTCTTATTGTATATGTCTCACCTTCTTCCAATGCTCAGCCTACAACTACACAAGATAGTGCCTTTGTTCCTACTTCACATG GTGACTGCAACATACCCGTTAATGCAACTCTCGTCTATGACAATCTTTTCGTTGGAATTTACAACTGAAGATCCAACAAGATGGAGAGATTTTATGGCATTGGGTAAGATGAGAAGGCCACTTAGGTGTGATggtatcatgaaatttcttggataTGAAATGTGGTtgcttttgaaattttga
- the LOC131257428 gene encoding uncharacterized protein LOC131257428, which produces MFLLTHIGKNGMPVDEDSARAMEQLNERTSQQPEASQNNTARKDIFSEVMGDERHGRVHTYGLGPSPFDIWGTTSHSVQSQGMASNAQKRDEQYEGLHAEISSLRETMADRDAQISSLRETMTTLMVAITNPSINLATLLGVSANPNLNQPSSSSSHLVPTPQVIIIYTCIFLRVICFQL; this is translated from the exons ATGTTCTTGTTGACACATATAGGCAAGAATGGGATGCCTGTGGATGAGGACTCAGCAAGAGcaatg GAACAATTAAATGAACGAACTTCGCAGCAGCCAGAGGCTTCACAGAACAACACTGCGAGGAAAGATATATTCTCGGAAGTCATGGGTGACGAACGTCATGGCCGTGTCCACACTTACGGGTTAGGTCCCTCTCCTTTTGATATATGGGGCACAACATCCCATAGTGTCCAGTCCCAAGGGATGGCCTCCAATGCTCAGaagagagatgaacaatatgaggGATTACATGCTGAAATATCTTCCCTAAGAGAAACTATGGCTGATAGAGATGCTCAAATATCTTCACTAAGGGAAACTATGACAACATTGATGGTTGCCATAACGAATCCAAGCATTAATCTAGCTACATTATTAGGTGTTTCAGCTAATCCCAACTTGAaccaaccctcctcatcatcaagccACTTAGTTCCAACCCCTCAGgtaattataatatatacatgtatatttttaCGTGTAATATGTTTTCAATTATAA